One Lentibacillus cibarius DNA window includes the following coding sequences:
- a CDS encoding ISL3 family transposase produces MQNHFIIEMLGIKDKHVDVWDMTSEPDKFYVELYTKVKTQKCPFCKEKTKRVHSYRNQQIQGPIVSNKPVKISLRKRRYLCVNCRHTFYEKLQMVDRYQRCTSSVQTTALTYTGVGSFTTAAQLTGMSSNRLLRIFDRRDIKTKKVLPRAIAIDEFKGDAGGERFQTVIADIEHKEIIDVLPDRKVDTIKRYLKSCDTSNVEIVVMDLSRSFKQAVQKALGDPLIIADRFHFMRQVYWALDSVRREVQHDLEKNERIRMKRSKKLLWKSQYKLTDEQKEKVNQLLQIHPRLKEAYELKNKLDQWFKESDKITATQGFEECLSAMKASNIEAFHKVMKTFKRWRQEILQSFMYPFNNGYIEGVNNTIKVAKRMSYGIKDFKRLKKKILWRQEVRRALA; encoded by the coding sequence GTGCAAAATCATTTTATCATAGAAATGCTGGGGATTAAAGATAAGCATGTAGATGTTTGGGATATGACTAGTGAACCAGATAAGTTTTATGTAGAGCTTTATACGAAAGTGAAAACGCAGAAGTGCCCATTCTGTAAGGAAAAAACTAAGCGTGTCCATAGTTACCGTAATCAGCAGATTCAGGGGCCAATCGTATCAAATAAGCCAGTGAAAATCTCTTTGAGAAAGAGGCGGTATTTGTGTGTGAATTGCCGGCATACCTTTTATGAAAAACTTCAAATGGTGGACCGGTATCAACGTTGCACAAGCTCGGTTCAAACAACTGCATTAACGTACACAGGTGTGGGTTCATTCACGACTGCTGCACAATTAACAGGCATGAGTTCTAACAGGTTATTGCGTATATTCGATCGCAGGGACATAAAAACCAAGAAGGTGCTGCCCCGTGCAATCGCCATTGATGAATTTAAAGGGGATGCTGGTGGGGAAAGATTCCAAACCGTTATAGCTGATATCGAACATAAAGAGATTATTGATGTATTACCTGACAGAAAGGTAGATACCATTAAAAGATATTTAAAATCTTGTGACACCAGTAATGTTGAAATCGTAGTCATGGATTTATCCAGATCCTTCAAACAAGCAGTACAGAAAGCCTTAGGTGATCCGTTAATCATCGCTGATCGTTTTCACTTTATGCGACAAGTCTATTGGGCGCTGGATAGTGTGCGGCGAGAAGTGCAACATGACCTTGAAAAGAATGAACGAATCCGAATGAAGCGAAGCAAAAAATTATTGTGGAAATCCCAATATAAATTAACTGATGAACAAAAGGAAAAAGTAAATCAATTACTACAGATTCATCCCCGATTAAAAGAAGCATATGAACTAAAAAACAAGCTCGATCAATGGTTTAAAGAAAGTGATAAAATCACAGCGACCCAAGGATTTGAAGAATGTTTATCGGCTATGAAAGCCTCTAATATTGAAGCATTTCACAAAGTCATGAAGACATTTAAACGCTGGAGGCAGGAAATTCTACAGTCCTTTATGTACCCGTTCAATAACGGATATATTGAAGGTGTAAACAACACGATTAAAGTGGCCAAACGTATGTCATATGGAATTAAAGATTTTAAACGCTTGAAAAAGAAAATACTGTGGCGACAAGAGGTT